The following are encoded in a window of Candidatus Fluviicola riflensis genomic DNA:
- a CDS encoding transketolase, with protein MANQVISETTTSVDFETFRQQVLNDYRLACLSREASLLGRREVLTGKAKFGIFGDGKELAQLALAKQFKDGDFRSGYYRDQTLMMAIDQLTVREYFAGLYAHTDIEVEPQSAGRQMGGHFSTRNLDENGNWKNLMAQKNSSADISPTAGQMPRLLGLAQASKIYRNHPTLKDLEEFKKFSNGGNEVAFGTIGDASTSEGPFWEVINAAGVLQVPMVMSVWDDGYGISVPREFQTTKGSISDALSGMQRTAENPGGYEIFITKGWDYAHLCETYEKAVAVAREEHVPVLVHVKEVNQPQGHSTSGSHERYKSEERLKWESEFDCIAKFKEWILSFEAEGQNIATEEELTTIAADAKKAVNEDKRAAWSAFSAVLKQDLTSAIELLKAVAAESSQGSFIQLEITALEKAMEPIRKDIFNAVRKTLRIVRGENGPARQALILWLEREKAKNYDRYSENLYSTSEQNALNITPVDPTYESSPTMEDGRIILRENFRSIFENYPQALIFGEDAGKIGGVNQSLEGLQEQFGTLRVSDVGIRECSIIGQGIGMAMRGLRPIAEIQYLDYLLYAIQILSDDLSTVQYRTKGGQKAPLIVSTRGHRLEGIWHSGSPMGMIINSLRGMHICVPRNMTKAAGFYNTLMAADEPALVIEPLNGYRTKEPMPTNIGEFRIGLGLPEIVKQGTDLTIVSYGSTFNLCEQATQTLTELGISVELIDVQTLIPFDINHVISESLEKTNRLLIIDEDVSSGATGYMLDKILVEQKAYFHLDSAPVTLSAKDHRPAYGTDGDYFSKPSIDDIVETAYGIMSETDPDTFPSIY; from the coding sequence ATGGCAAATCAAGTAATCTCTGAAACAACTACATCCGTAGATTTTGAAACATTCAGGCAACAAGTGCTGAATGACTACCGGTTGGCTTGTTTATCAAGAGAAGCATCGCTGTTGGGTCGACGTGAAGTATTGACCGGAAAAGCGAAGTTCGGAATCTTCGGCGATGGAAAAGAACTCGCTCAACTTGCGCTTGCCAAACAATTCAAGGACGGCGATTTCCGCTCAGGTTATTACCGCGATCAAACCTTGATGATGGCCATCGATCAGCTGACCGTGCGCGAATACTTTGCCGGTTTGTATGCGCATACTGACATCGAAGTGGAACCACAATCGGCTGGCCGCCAAATGGGTGGCCATTTTTCTACCCGAAACCTTGACGAAAACGGAAACTGGAAAAACCTGATGGCCCAGAAAAACAGTTCCGCCGATATTTCACCTACCGCAGGACAAATGCCACGTTTATTGGGCTTAGCCCAGGCGTCAAAAATATACCGCAATCACCCGACACTGAAAGATCTGGAGGAATTCAAAAAATTCAGTAATGGTGGAAATGAAGTCGCTTTCGGAACAATCGGTGATGCTTCCACATCGGAAGGCCCATTCTGGGAAGTAATCAACGCTGCCGGAGTTTTACAGGTACCGATGGTGATGTCTGTTTGGGACGACGGTTATGGAATTTCCGTTCCGCGCGAATTCCAAACTACCAAAGGAAGCATTTCAGATGCGCTTTCGGGAATGCAGCGCACGGCTGAAAATCCGGGCGGTTACGAGATTTTCATCACCAAAGGCTGGGATTATGCGCATTTGTGCGAAACCTACGAAAAAGCGGTTGCTGTAGCGCGTGAAGAACACGTTCCGGTATTGGTTCACGTAAAAGAAGTCAATCAGCCGCAGGGCCATTCTACATCAGGTTCACACGAGCGATATAAATCGGAGGAACGTTTGAAATGGGAATCGGAATTTGACTGCATTGCCAAGTTCAAAGAGTGGATCTTGTCATTCGAAGCCGAAGGACAGAACATCGCTACCGAAGAAGAATTGACAACCATTGCCGCCGATGCTAAAAAAGCGGTAAACGAAGATAAACGTGCGGCTTGGTCGGCGTTTTCAGCAGTTTTGAAACAGGATTTAACGAGTGCAATCGAATTGTTAAAAGCTGTTGCCGCCGAAAGTTCACAAGGTTCATTCATTCAATTGGAAATCACGGCGCTTGAAAAAGCAATGGAGCCAATCCGAAAAGATATTTTTAATGCCGTTCGCAAAACATTGCGCATTGTTCGAGGTGAAAACGGCCCTGCACGTCAGGCACTGATCCTGTGGTTGGAACGTGAAAAAGCGAAGAATTATGATCGTTACAGCGAAAACCTGTACTCTACTTCCGAGCAAAATGCGTTGAATATCACTCCGGTTGATCCTACTTATGAATCGTCGCCAACCATGGAAGACGGACGCATCATTCTGCGTGAAAATTTCCGTTCGATTTTTGAAAACTACCCGCAGGCATTGATCTTCGGTGAAGATGCCGGTAAAATTGGCGGTGTGAACCAATCATTGGAAGGTTTACAGGAACAATTCGGGACTTTACGTGTTTCCGATGTTGGAATTCGCGAATGTTCGATCATTGGCCAGGGAATCGGAATGGCGATGCGTGGTTTGCGCCCAATTGCTGAAATTCAATACCTCGATTACTTATTATATGCCATCCAGATTTTGTCGGATGACCTTTCAACCGTGCAATACCGGACAAAAGGCGGGCAAAAAGCACCCTTGATTGTGAGTACGCGCGGACATCGCCTGGAAGGAATCTGGCACAGTGGAAGTCCAATGGGAATGATCATCAATTCCCTGCGTGGCATGCACATTTGTGTACCACGAAACATGACCAAAGCAGCCGGTTTTTACAATACGCTGATGGCGGCAGACGAACCAGCATTGGTGATTGAACCACTGAACGGTTACCGTACCAAAGAACCGATGCCGACCAATATTGGTGAATTCCGTATCGGATTAGGTTTACCCGAGATTGTGAAACAAGGAACCGATTTAACGATTGTTTCTTACGGATCGACATTCAACTTGTGCGAACAAGCGACTCAAACATTGACAGAATTAGGCATTTCGGTTGAATTGATCGACGTTCAAACCTTGATTCCGTTCGACATCAATCATGTGATCAGTGAATCATTGGAAAAAACAAACCGTTTGCTGATCATCGACGAAGACGTGAGCAGCGGTGCAACAGGTTACATGCTCGATAAAATCCTCGTAGAACAAAAAGCGTATTTCCATCTTGATTCGGCGCCGGTTACGTTGAGTGCAAAAGATCACCGCCCGGCGTATGGCACTGATGGTGATTATTTCTCTAAACCGAGCATCGACGATATCGTTGAAACGGCTTATGGAATAATGAGCGAAACAGATCCGGATACGTTCCCTTCAATTTATTAG
- the nth gene encoding endonuclease III codes for MTKKEKANYIITELEKLYPETPVPLDHWDAYTLLIAVLLSAQCTDVRVNLITPTLFKRASRPQDMIKLSVEEIRDIIRPCGLSPRKSQAIYDLSHILINEHNGEVPASFEALERLPGVGHKTASVVMSQAFGVPAFPVDTHIHRLMIRWGLTSGKNVEETERDAKKLFPENLWNKLHLQIIFYGRSHSPARSPKKEIDYITAAIGTKKALLELK; via the coding sequence ATGACCAAAAAAGAAAAAGCAAACTACATCATCACCGAACTCGAAAAACTGTACCCCGAAACGCCGGTTCCATTGGATCATTGGGATGCTTACACTTTATTGATCGCTGTGCTGTTATCTGCCCAATGCACAGATGTACGCGTGAATCTTATCACTCCGACTTTGTTCAAACGCGCCTCACGGCCGCAGGATATGATCAAACTTTCGGTAGAAGAAATCCGGGATATTATCAGACCTTGCGGATTATCACCCCGAAAATCACAAGCTATTTACGACCTTTCACATATATTGATCAACGAGCACAATGGCGAAGTTCCTGCCTCTTTTGAAGCATTGGAACGGTTGCCGGGAGTTGGCCACAAAACAGCATCTGTGGTGATGTCACAGGCATTTGGCGTTCCGGCATTTCCGGTAGATACACACATTCACCGGTTAATGATCCGCTGGGGGTTGACTTCCGGCAAAAACGTGGAAGAAACCGAGCGTGACGCCAAAAAGCTGTTTCCCGAGAACCTGTGGAATAAACTGCACCTGCAAATTATCTTTTACGGCCGCAGCCATTCTCCGGCGCGAAGTCCTAAGAAAGAAATCGATTATATTACCGCAGCAATCGGAACCAAGAAAGCACTGCTGGAATTAAAATAA
- a CDS encoding MFS transporter: MEKISYKPLFSLPVIVAALGYFVDIYDLLLFGIVREPSLLGLGFTAAEVDSVGGTIINWQMGGLLLGGILWGILGDKRGRLSVLFGSIILYSAANIVCGLLPYFPGDKETLTYSYVGLRFIAGIGLAGELGAGITLVSEVLPKNLRALGTSLVAGFGLSGAVVANFTVKLAGDWSVAYFIGGGMGIGLLLLRFGVIESGMFKAVAHSSVSRGNFFSLFANWDRLKRYLKCIGIGLPTWFCIGILAMLGNQFGKALGIPGGIKAGDAIMWGYIGISAGDLFSGVLSHLLKSRKKAILWMMAFTLISVVWLLYGGIKTQGMYYFLCCWFGFGTGYWAMFVTVGAEQFGTNIRSTAATTIPNMVRGMVIPMTLGFGYFQEWGMSVVSAAALVGLFAFGIGIYSTATIAETHDKDLDFVEE, translated from the coding sequence GTGGAAAAAATCTCCTACAAACCGTTGTTTTCCTTGCCTGTAATTGTAGCCGCATTGGGCTATTTCGTTGATATCTACGATTTATTGTTGTTTGGGATTGTGCGCGAACCGAGCCTGTTGGGATTGGGTTTTACGGCCGCTGAAGTCGATTCGGTGGGCGGCACGATCATCAACTGGCAAATGGGCGGTTTGCTGCTCGGCGGAATTCTGTGGGGCATTTTGGGAGACAAGCGCGGACGATTATCCGTTTTATTCGGTTCCATTATTTTGTATTCCGCGGCCAATATCGTTTGCGGACTGTTGCCATATTTCCCCGGCGACAAAGAAACATTGACTTATAGTTACGTCGGTTTACGTTTCATTGCAGGAATTGGATTGGCAGGAGAATTGGGCGCCGGAATCACATTGGTGTCGGAAGTATTACCTAAAAACCTGCGAGCGTTGGGAACATCGTTGGTTGCCGGTTTCGGTTTATCCGGAGCGGTAGTTGCCAATTTCACCGTAAAACTGGCCGGAGATTGGTCTGTCGCTTATTTCATCGGCGGCGGAATGGGAATCGGTTTGTTGTTGCTGCGTTTTGGCGTGATCGAATCTGGAATGTTTAAGGCCGTTGCGCATTCATCAGTTTCCAGGGGAAATTTCTTTTCGTTGTTTGCCAATTGGGACCGCTTGAAACGTTACCTCAAATGCATCGGAATCGGGCTTCCAACCTGGTTTTGTATCGGAATCCTGGCCATGCTTGGCAATCAGTTCGGCAAAGCATTGGGAATTCCTGGAGGAATCAAAGCCGGTGACGCGATTATGTGGGGATATATCGGTATTTCGGCCGGCGATTTATTCAGCGGTGTGTTGAGTCATTTATTGAAATCGCGCAAAAAAGCCATTTTATGGATGATGGCCTTTACATTGATTAGTGTAGTCTGGCTGTTGTACGGTGGTATCAAAACACAGGGAATGTATTATTTCCTCTGCTGCTGGTTTGGTTTCGGAACAGGCTACTGGGCCATGTTTGTAACGGTAGGAGCAGAGCAATTCGGAACGAATATCCGGTCAACAGCCGCAACGACAATTCCCAATATGGTGCGCGGAATGGTGATTCCGATGACACTTGGTTTTGGTTATTTTCAGGAGTGGGGCATGTCGGTTGTAAGTGCAGCTGCTTTGGTCGGTTTATTCGCATTTGGAATCGGGATTTACAGCACCGCTACCATTGCCGAAACACATGACAAGGATCTCGATTTTGTAGAAGAATAG
- the ribD gene encoding riboflavin biosynthesis protein RibD, whose product MFSDEQFMRRAIQLALLGGVSVAPNPMVGAVIVHNNRIIGEGYHQVFGSAHAEVNAVNAVEDQSLLSESTIYVTLEPCAHFGKTPPCANLLVEKQFKRVVIGTIDPFAKVAGQGIKILQEAGIDCTVGVLEAECQEINKRFFTFHQQQRPYIVLKWAQTIDGFIDAERNNNETGEIRWISSPDTQTLVHQWRAEEQAILVGWKTILNDNPSLTVRAVSGKNPIRIIVDSQLQAPKTAIVFTDGLLTIVFNTVRDDHQDSVQYIQLSDCTVESQLKALYQLNIISVFIEGGNYTLQQYIDSGNWDEARVIVGENRFGSGIKAPVIGQIPASTHTFSTDTIHTFTRS is encoded by the coding sequence ATGTTTTCGGATGAACAGTTTATGCGGCGTGCCATTCAACTGGCGCTTTTGGGCGGTGTTTCCGTCGCTCCAAATCCGATGGTCGGAGCTGTAATTGTTCACAACAACCGCATCATCGGCGAAGGTTATCACCAGGTATTCGGTTCGGCACACGCTGAAGTTAATGCCGTAAACGCCGTTGAAGATCAATCATTGCTCAGTGAATCGACAATTTATGTGACGTTGGAACCCTGCGCGCATTTTGGAAAAACGCCGCCTTGTGCCAATTTACTGGTGGAAAAACAATTCAAACGCGTCGTAATCGGTACAATCGATCCGTTTGCCAAAGTTGCCGGACAAGGAATCAAAATCCTGCAGGAAGCCGGAATTGATTGTACGGTCGGTGTGCTGGAAGCAGAATGCCAGGAAATCAACAAACGTTTTTTTACGTTTCACCAGCAACAGCGGCCTTACATTGTTTTGAAATGGGCACAAACCATTGACGGATTCATCGATGCTGAACGCAATAACAACGAAACCGGCGAAATTCGCTGGATTTCATCACCTGATACACAAACGCTCGTGCACCAATGGCGCGCAGAAGAACAAGCTATTTTAGTTGGCTGGAAAACCATTTTGAACGACAATCCCAGCTTGACAGTAAGAGCAGTAAGCGGCAAAAATCCTATTCGGATTATCGTTGACAGTCAATTACAAGCACCAAAAACAGCTATCGTTTTCACCGACGGTTTACTGACAATTGTGTTCAACACCGTCCGCGATGACCATCAAGACTCGGTTCAATACATTCAGCTCAGCGACTGTACGGTTGAAAGCCAGTTAAAAGCATTGTATCAACTCAATATCATCTCCGTTTTTATTGAAGGTGGTAACTACACACTTCAGCAATACATCGATTCCGGAAACTGGGACGAAGCCCGTGTAATTGTTGGGGAAAATCGTTTCGGTTCCGGTATAAAAGCGCCGGTTATCGGTCAGATTCCTGCTAGCACACACACATTTTCAACGGATACCATTCATACTTTCACTCGCTCATGA